The DNA sequence CACAGTCAACTGGATATGACTGTGCTCTTTTTTATGCAATTGCAGTTTTCTTGAATAGGTATCTGGCAATCATTCAAAATCACTAACACATAACAATAATTTTATGGGGTGTGGTTTGTGCCGGGATACTTCTGGTAGTAGCACCATAGAGAACAATTAAATCCCGATTTGCAACACTTCCATTAAAAGCCTGCCCGTTTTCCAATAAAATTTGAGTATGGGGGGAAATATTTAACCTTAATGTACCGTCGCTACTCTCTAAATTGCCGTTAAAATGGTCTACTTTCACATTTTGATTAGGCGTATCTTTGGCCATAACAATTGCGCGAAATTGTGGTGGAAATATGAGTGGAACTGGTGCATTTGCATCATAAAATCCAGTTACCCTATCCCCTACCGACACCATTACATGATCTACAAAGTAAGTCGTGGGTGCTACTACGAAATTTACTAACCTTCCATACCCGCCATCTACCGATATTAATTTATAGCAACCTACTACATTGTTTTGCCCTATCGAAAAATTATCAATCATTGTTACAACGCCGCTAAATGGTTGAAAGTTTACCATTCCATTACCTCCGTTACTAATTGAACTTACATCATATAGATTATGCCATCTTCCTATTGATTGTACCTAGACATAATGTTAAAAGTTAAATAGCAACACAAATATACCCGCAGTCCATATATGAACCAACAGTACACTTGTGTTATTATATAAGTAGTCCTATGCGTACATAAATTTCTAAAGGGGTTCAGAATATGATTAAGAAAAAAAGAAATGTCATAGATAAAGCACATGAGTTATTTATCGAAAAGGGGTATCATGGTACATCGATTCAAGATATTTTGAATCATAGTGGTATTTCGAAGGGGTCTTTTTATAATTATTTCCCATCCAAAGGTGAGTTATTTAAAGCGGTATTCACTCTTATGCAAGAAAACATGAAAACCAAGAGAGATGAGCTGCTCATTGGGGAAGACATTACAGACAAAGAAGTGTTCATTAAACAAGTTAGTCTTATGATGGAATACAACCGGAAGAATAAATTACTTCAACTAATTGAGGATGTGTTCGTTTCAAATGAACCAGAACTGATTATATACATTAAGCAGACAAGATATTTATTTGTAAACTGGGTATATGAACGTTTTTTAAGTATCTTTCCAGAACAACAAGCAAAATACATGGGTGATTGTGCCGTGCTTTACACAGGAATGATACAAAACATTTCGCACACAAGTAATAGTGTAAATGGAACGATAACGTTACAGCAAATTACTACATACTGTATGGACCGCGTGAGTACAATTCTTGATGACATTAGTAAAAAGGACATTCAATTATTTACCCAAGAAAAGATGAAGCAGTTACAGCCACAATCGAATTACAATGAGTTTTTTAATAATGAATTTTCGATAGCGACATTGAATGTGAAAAGGATAATTGAGAAGCAATTCAAGCCGAAAGATCCTAAACTAACGACGTATCTAAATTTGCTCTATTTTATCCAAAAAGAAATCCTAAACAACAAAGAGGAATCTAGGCAATACTTAATTGAAAGTGCATTAACAACTTTGAAAACGAGTAGTGGAGTTAATCATACAAAGGAATATCTACAGTATGAGCAGATTTTAGAGGAAATGAATTATTACCCGATTGCCTAGTGGATTCATCCTAGTAAAAACAGATTCCGATGTTATCTATCAACTGGAAAGATAACATCGAGACTTTTGCAACGCGAACTTCTTAAAGTTACGGCGAGCTATCAATGATTATCACGGACATTTCTCTGTTTCATGCTTTACTGGTTATTCAGCTATCCCAAAGTCCTTTTTTACACGATTTAATTATAAAATAGCACATTTACTTGAAAACAGTAGGATTAGTTTACATGTATGTAGAACATCTACTACATACTTCTATTAGCTTTCATGAAAAATTGCTGGAAGTGCCCCTAACTTTCTTCCGTGGTAGACAAGAGGCAATCTCTTTTCAACATCGATTTCGATTATCTCTCCAATCAAAATCATATGGTCGCCTGCCTCAATTTGTTTAAATGTCCTACATTGTAATGATGCAATTGCACCTTTAATAAGGGGTAGACTATGTTCTGAAGAAGACCAATCACAATTTGCAAAACGATCTTGATTACTACTCGCAAATAAAGAAGCAATTTCTGATTGATTGTCAGCTAAAATATTAATGGCAAACTTATCGATGTTCTTAAATGTTTCGTATGTAGAAACCCTCTTATCAATTGACCATAAAACCAGTAGTGGATCCAATGATACCGATGCGAACGAATTCACCGTTAATCCAATAGGGGTATGATTTTCATCCGTTGCCGTAACAACCGTAACACCGGTTGGGTAATTCGCCAATGCTTCCTTAAATGAATTTGTTTTCTCAGAATTTATTTGCATTTCATCATCTCCTTGAATTTAGTAAAACCCAGAAAATAATTTCAGGTTATGAAATAAACAAGATAAGAGCCTCAAAGGCATCTTATCTTGTAAAAAACAATTAGCTATTCAATGCTTGTTCGTATTTTGTAGAGACTGCATCCCAATTAATAATTTTAAAGAAGTTTGA is a window from the Sporosarcina sp. ANT_H38 genome containing:
- a CDS encoding TetR/AcrR family transcriptional regulator; translated protein: MIKKKRNVIDKAHELFIEKGYHGTSIQDILNHSGISKGSFYNYFPSKGELFKAVFTLMQENMKTKRDELLIGEDITDKEVFIKQVSLMMEYNRKNKLLQLIEDVFVSNEPELIIYIKQTRYLFVNWVYERFLSIFPEQQAKYMGDCAVLYTGMIQNISHTSNSVNGTITLQQITTYCMDRVSTILDDISKKDIQLFTQEKMKQLQPQSNYNEFFNNEFSIATLNVKRIIEKQFKPKDPKLTTYLNLLYFIQKEILNNKEESRQYLIESALTTLKTSSGVNHTKEYLQYEQILEEMNYYPIA
- a CDS encoding flavin reductase family protein is translated as MQINSEKTNSFKEALANYPTGVTVVTATDENHTPIGLTVNSFASVSLDPLLVLWSIDKRVSTYETFKNIDKFAINILADNQSEIASLFASSNQDRFANCDWSSSEHSLPLIKGAIASLQCRTFKQIEAGDHMILIGEIIEIDVEKRLPLVYHGRKLGALPAIFHES